The DNA region AATTTGCCTCTATCTTAATATAATAACCTTGATGTTTTCTCATATTGATAACACCGTTATCAAAAATCAGGTACTGCCCTTTGATCCCCATAAGAGTCCCTTCAACAATAGGCTTTTTATCAAGTGACATCGAAGTTACTTTTTCTGGATATTCTAAAACAGGGTACTTAATTTCAGTTAGGTCATCATCCAAATCGAGAGCATCAAACTCATCAAAGAGGTCGCCAAATTGCTCAAAGACTCTCTCTCTTTCTTCATAGAGATCAATCTCTGGCACTTCGTTTTTTAGCATCTTTCGCCAATTTGTTTTATCACTCATGATCGACTTAATTTCCGTTTCAATCAGACCTGAAATCTTTCTCGTAGAAACTTCAGCTATAGGAAGGGCATAACTCGCCCCTTGATCGATCCATCTTGTAGGCAATTGAGTGTGACGAGTGATCCCCACTTTCATTTGATCAGTTACAGAGAGATAAATATAGTGCGGAATAAGACAATTCTCTTCTCCCCACTTTGGCTCACGACAAGTCCCCTCCTCGTAATGACAAAGCTCGGGCTTTACAATACAGGAATCACAACGTGCAAGAGTAATAAACGATTTATATGAAAACCCTTGGCCATAGGACTTTTTAATTAACTCACCATTATAGATATCATTAATACGCCCCTCGAAAGTAATCTTCACTTTTTTACCTATTAAAGGGTTCATCTCCAATAGCTCATCTCCAAGTGGTAGAGAGTATTGAACGACCTCTTCAAGAGAGCTCTTCATCTTTAAAATATTACCTTCCATTTGAATCATCTCTTACCCTTTTAAAAAGCTCTGAAGTTTATTTAAAATTGGCATTGGGATCTCATGCCCGCCTTGAAACTCATAGTACTCATGAAATTGATCATTTTCTTTTAGAAAATCTCGAAGCCTTTGCGCTTCACTGACAGGAAGTACCGGATCAGCTGTTCCATGACTTTGAAAGATTGGTAATTTAATTCCCTTTGAAAGTAGATCTCTCCAATGAGTCTCATTAACAAAAGTACTTGAAAGTAAAAACAATTTAGAAACAAGACCTTCATTTGAAAAGGCAACATTAGAACTTATCATCGAGCCTTGTGAAAAACCTCCAAGTAAGATTTCATCAAACTCGTCCTCAATTGTTTGTAAAAAGTTCTTTACTTTATGAGTTGAAAGATCAAATCCCTCAGGGAGCTCTTTAAAAAAACTAGCAAAGTGCCCACTCATAATCGCCTGTTGCAAGCCAATCATATCAATAGGAAACCATGCTCTGCCCTGCATTCCATATCCCAAATCCACCGATAAAGGAGCATCTAAAAAGTACCAATGATACTCTTGATCTGGATCAATATAATTGCCAATAGGCGCTAAATCCTGGCAACTTGCTCCATAGCCATGAAGAACAACGATAGCCTTTTTTGACGAACCTTTTTCTACTAAACAATCAATATCTGCTATTCTTTTCATTTCCATAATTAAGCCTTTTTATACTTTCTTGGTCGCTTTCTATCGGGAAAACAAGTTTGGCAAAGTTCACACTGAAGGCCATCACACTGACGAGCACTACAGAATTTTCTTCCAAAGAAAATAATTTGTAAGTGAAGTCGATTCCACGCTTCCTTTGGAAAAAGTCTTTTAAGATCTTTCTCGGTCTGCTCTACATTTTTTCCACTTGTTAATTGCCACTGCTGTGCCAGACGGTGAATATGTGTATCAACAGGAAAGGCCGGAACATCGAAGGCCTGGGCCATAACAACACCAGCTGTTTTATGACCAACCCCAGGAAGCTCCTCTAAATGCTCAAAGCTTGCAGGGACTTCACCGTTGTGCTTATCAATAAGAATTTGAGAAAGATTCCAAATCGCTTTTGCCTTCCTAGGAGCAAGCCCACATGGCTTTACAATCGCCTCAATTTCTTCAATTGATAGCTTAACCATATCAAAAGGATTGTCAGCGTGTTTAAAGAGATTTGGCGTCACTTTATTCACTCTCTCATCTGTACATTGAGCTGAAAGCAAAACAGCAATGAGTAAAGTGAAAGCATTTGTGTGGTCTAGCGGAACTGGAGTCTCAGGAAATAAGTCATCCAGACGCTCGTGAATATAAGCAACTCTCTCTAGTTTTTTCATAGTTTTCTCCTAAGGGCTACATTTAACAAATTTTGAACCATTTGTAATTGACGCAAGTCAAAATCCTTCGTATGGTTGCCCTATGAAAAGCTTGGCCCTGCTCCTCATTAAATTTTATCAATACTTTATCTCTCCTCTTCTTGGACCGAGGTGCCGCTTCCATCCAACTTGCTCTAATTATGCCAAACAATGTTTCACTACCCTTCCTTGGTATTGGGCCTTATACTATTCGTTAACTCGAATACTTAAGTGTCATCCATTTCACGAGGGCGGATATGATCCTATTCCAAAAAAACACAATAAAGATTGCTCTTGCACTCATTCCTCTAATTCTAAACAGTAATTCACTTGCTCAGGAACTAGAGGCCAGAGGCGGGACTCTTCTTCAAAAAGTTATTAAGGAAAAAGGACTTCAAAAGAATCAACTCGGCTACGCTCTTTACGATATTAAAAATAAAAAATTCCTAGATACAGCACACTCTAAAACAGAATTTACACCCGCATCTCTTAATAAGATCCTCTCCATTTATTTTGCACTAAGGGTTTTAGGACCGAATAGTCGCTACCAAACAAGTCTTTCTTATGATGGTCAAATTCAAAAGGGCGTTTTAAAAGGCAACCTCTATCTAGAAGGTAGTGGCGATCCGATGCTCATTAGTGGAGATCTCATCAATTTTATGTATGCTTTAAGAGACAAGGGAATTACAAAAGTCGATGGTAACTTCTATTTCGTCTCCAATAGCTTCCCAGAAATACAGCGTCTCTCCGACTTTGGACTCGATGATCAAACTTACAACCCAGGGCTAGGAAGCTTGAATATTGACTTTAATCGCTTTCAAATCAGAAGGGTCAATTCAAAATATACAGCAAAAGCTGATTTTGAAATCATTCCGCCTGTCGACTCTCTACAAATAGTAAAAGACTACAAGACCTTTACACCAGGAAGAACATTTCGTTATGAAGGACTAAAAGAAGGCAAAGAGACCTGGTCAGTCACAACATTAAAAAACTATTCCTATCTTGAAGAAATCCCTATTCGTCACCCTAGTCTTTTTAGTGCCAATGTCTTTAAAACTGTTGCAAAATTTCACGGACTTGATTTGAAGGCCCCTCTCATAACAAATAAAAGTGGCCTAAAATCAATCTATACGCACAAAAGCCAAACACATCTGGAGCTTTCTAAATTAGCGATGGAATATTCTAATAATCTCATTACAGAGTCCTTGTTGATTAAAGCGGCTCAATCTCTTAACAAGAAAGTCAATTCGATTGAGCAAGCTGCGATTGAGATGAAAAGCTGGTATGAGAAAAACTTGAAAGAACTCGACTGGAAACAAGTTCGCCTGGCCAATGGTTCTGGGCTTAGTGTTACGAATCAACTGACGCCAGAGTTTCTCTCGAAATTTATCGCCCATACAGCGAAGACAAAATTCTCTGATTCTTACTTTCACTCCCTTCTCTCTCTATCTGGCCACAATGGATGGATTCGAAAGAGATTTAACAGCAAAGATACATCTTATCGCGTTTGGGCAAAAACAGGTTCTCTTGATTATGTTAATAATATTGCTGGTGTACTTACAACTAACACAGGTAAAAATCTAAGTTATACAATTTTCATCAATGATTTTAAAAAGAGAAAAATTCTTGAAAGTGAAAATAATGACTACGTTAATTCAATTCGCCTAGATTCAAAAAAATGGAACCACCAAACTGATGAAGTAATAGACGCCCTTATCGAGCAGTGGAGTCATTATTAAAGAGTGTGGTAGGGATCGACATCTATTTTATAAGATATGCCTGAAACACGGATATATTGCGACTCAAAGAAATTGAGAAGTCCGTGTAAATGATTAACATTCTTCCCTTTCAAAAGAATAGTCCAAGTATATTGGTTGGCCCTTTTTTCAATACTTGCTGGTGCAGGGCCTAAAACTTGAACGTCTAGTGAATTTTTTGAAATAAAATCTTCGAGTGCTCGTGCAACGGCCATTGAGTTTTGGACAACTTTTTCTCTAAATCTAGAAGAGAAGTGAATGACAGCGAGTTTTGAATAAGGAGGAAATTCGGCAAATTCTCTAATTTGCATTTCATCCTCATAAAAGCCATCAAAAGAATGTTCCTTAATTGTATGAAAGATTCCATTTTCAGGAACAAGTGTTTGAATGGCCACCTTAGCTTTTTTCGAATAGCGTCCGGCACGTCCAAGAATTTGTGTAATCGTTTGGTAAGTCTTTTCAATGGCCCTAAAGTCAGGGAAGTTCATCATGCTATCAACACCTAAAATAAGAACGAGGTTAACTTTTGAAAAGTTATGGCCTTTTGATAGCATTTGCGTTCCTACGAGAATATCGATATCTCCAGAGTGAAAGCGGTCTAACTTATCTTTTAATTGATCGAGATTTTTAATTTCATCTCGATCAAATCGATCGATGCGACGATCAGAAAATCGCGCTTCGAGAACTTCTTGTAACCTCTCAGTTCCATATCCCTTTTGAAGTAAGCTCATATTTCCACAATCAGGACACATCTCAGGCATAGGAATTTCATATTCACTATGGGCCGAAGAAAGAACGTTTCTATTTTTAAAATATCTGAGGGCCACACCTGTATTAGGGTCTTCAAACTTATGGCCGCACGAGCGACACTGAACATAATTTGCAAATCCAAGTCTATTGACGAAAACGAGAACTTGCTCACCACTATCGAGTGCTCCCTGAATGAGATCAATTGATTTTTGCTCAAAAGGCCATATATCAAGTTCTCCTTCAGTAATCTTTCTTCCTCCCCTTCTCGCATCGAGAAGTTCGATTTCAGGAAAGCTACCGGCGACTCTTTCTTTTAATGTAAAGTAGCGATCAGTTTGTTTGAAAGCATGATAATTTTCAACTGATGGTGTCGCCGATCCTAATATGACGGGACAATTGGCTATTTGAGCTTTCTTTATGGCCACATCACGCCCATTATAAGGACAACGATCACTTTGTTTAAAGGAGTTATCATGCTCTTCATCTACAACGACAAGACCTAAATCTTTCATCGGTAAAAACACAGAACTACGTACACCCATAACAATCACGGGACCATCGGCCTCTTTGAGTTTTTTCCAAATCGTGAATTTTTCAGAGTTTGAAACACCGCTATGATAGGCAAGTACTGGGCAATCTACGAAGTTTAGAAAAGTTTCCGTAAACTGAGGAGTCAGGTTAATTTCAGGTAAGAGAAAGAGGACAGATTTTCCCTTAGAGAGCGTATCACGAATGAGATTCAGGTATATAAGCGTTTTACCACTTCCTGTTACTCCATGAATATAATAGCGATCAAAATGATCTCCACGTTTAGATATGGAATCATAGGCCGCTTGTTGGAGAGAGCTCATCTGATGTTCTAAGGCCCTTCCCTCTCCCCTTTGAAGTTCAATTTTCCTTGGTCTCTTTAAGATCTTTGGAAGGGATTCAAAAATGATCATTCCCAGATTGTAATGATAGTACTTGGCCATCCATCGATAGAGGGAAATTTCAGACACACTAAGAGAGAGGTCTCGATCAAAGAGCTCAACCACATCTTTTATTTTAAAGCCTTCAATTTCTTTTTGAACTTGCTCATGTGCTAGGTTTGCTTCGAGAACACAGCCTTGAGTTTCTCTTCTTCCAAGAGGTACTGAGACGAGATCTCCAGTTTGGAGTTCAAACTCTCCTTGTGAATATGTGAGAATCCCTTCTTTACCAGGGTACTTTACTGCGACACGAGCGTATAACATAACTTCCTTAGGTTCAGTTCATTTTAACAGAAACAAACCCATGACACGGAGTGCATTTTAATCATCAATTTCAAAATCAAAGAAATTATCACTCTTGTGGAAGTATGTTTTCAAGTCTTCTAAATTAATTTCATATTCAACTTCAAACATCTGGATGAAGCTCTCAAGAATATGAAGTGACTCCGATGAATCAGGCTTCATTTCTCCCTTTAAATCTTTAATACGCTCTAGTATTCCTTGATTGACGACACTCAATTGATCATACGATTTTTTTAAATCTTTAAGGCTCGCCACTTCTGAAGAGCCACATAAATAGCGATCCATAAGATAGAAGCCAACAGAGCGAATCAAGGTCTCCTCAGCATCAGAGAAAGGCAGATGAGTTTTGGCCATCGGTTTTAAAAAGTCAAAATGCTCACATTCACTTGTGGCCATAATAAGACCGACAAGGGATGCCAAGGCAACACTAAGTGGAGTCCTCTTGTGATACGTACGATTACGATCTCGCACCATGGCCTCAACTTCCTCAGTTGACTCGTGGCTTTTAAACAGAGTGAGAACGGGAAGAATATTTTCGAAGACAGGACAATTCTTAAAATCCTCACTTGAGTAAGGGCAATTTTCACATTGGTGATTTTCTAATTTTGCTATTTCCTCATGTTCAATGGGTGCCGAGGTTTTAGAGATCAACTCACCTGAGTGTTTATTGAGTGAGACTTTTTTTTCAAAGGTCTCACCGTTTTTGAATTTCAGAAAATAGTCGTAATTAATAATAGGATCTGTCATACCTCTATTATAAAAAAGCTCTAGAGTAAAAGACCTTAATTTAAATTTAATTCGATCTAAAAGCAGATGTCGCTAACTTGCTGAATATTTTGTGATCCCGCACCAGGATCTACCGTGAGTCCTCCATTAATTTCAGTGAGTTGACAATAGCGTCCAAAGATAAGGCCATTTGTCGCGCCAGCATCAAGATGAATCTTGAGCCCAAGAGTTCCAGATGTTGTGATATTTCTCACGACATAGTGAATATGCCCATTTTCTGTTCCAGATAATCCGCCTGCATCAATGGCGGTATTACTCGTTGAAGCACTTACTTCTTGTGCCTGTAAGTTCCTTGCAAAAAGTGAAATGAATCCACCTCCCTTATTTGTTCCATCCCCATTTCCAAGAGGAGCACACTTTGTATTTGCTGGACACTGGGCCTTTGAATAAGTACTCGTCATACCATATTGATTTGCACTTAAATGAGCAGATGTTGTTCCCTCTTGAAGGGAGAGAATATTTCGAACTCTAAGCGCGAGTATCCCACCATGTTTATCTGCTTCACTAAAGGCCATCGGTTTAATTGAACTAGAATCATTTAAAGTAATGTTGTCATAATTTAAAACTTTAACAACTTGGATGCGGCAGCCCGTTCCAGGAGATGGCAGAGAACTTGTTCCAAACAAGCTCGTAAGAGATTTAAAAAAAGTAATAGAAGATGCACTCTTGGATTTTACTCTAGCAAATTCATAGCGTCCCGAACCATACCCGCTCCCACAAGTTCCATCATCAACACTCACATGAATCATGACTTCATCATAGTTATTTATCTGGCTACCAAAAGAAGTTGTATAAGCAAAAGAGTTACTGGCAAGAACACCAGATACCGGAAGAGAATAACTTGAATCGAGAGTTAGGCTCGTTACCAAATTACCGAGAATTCCATTTCCATAAAGAGGTGCTTGAATAGAACTAGTTAACTCATTGTGCTCAAAAAAGACAGAAATATCAGATGTGTTGATATAGTCAGAGGCGAGAAAATAGGACCTTTTATTAACTGTCGTACTATTGACTCTAAGCCCGTCTTTAAAAAAATAACCAACGCCGCTTCCTTGGCAATTAGGTTCAGAGAATGCTGTTAGAAATGGTTCAATAAAAGCATCACCATTAAAGCCGGTTGGAATTCTAAGGGCCGAGTTACTTTCAATGTCGATACAGCGAGAACTTATTCCAGGAAGAGATTGATTAGAACTTCCCGTTCTCAGATTCCCACCATAAGAAATAATATAAGAACGCGTGAGTCCAAGATTTTGACCATTGTGAGCATAACCAGCACAATCACTTGAACTTAAACTTGTTGGACTAGAGAGGTCTAAACAAGAATAGAAATTTACCGTTTTAAAGCCAAGGCCTGCTGGAGAGATGTCGCTAGAATTGCTAAATCGCTCATTTGTAGAGATGACTTCTGCACACTTACTTGTTGAGAGATTAATTGAAACGGTTTCATTATCCGAGAGAAGATTAACAAAGCCGGTATAAGCACATCTGGCCCTTCCTGTTAAGTTTCCCGTTTCACCACCTTCCCAACCCACTGCCGCAAATTCCCACGTCCCCTTTTCTAATTCTAGAATATAATCAGTTCCATCGAGCTTAAGTCCTACCGCAATATCTTGAAAGTCATCGATTCGTCTTCCTAAAAGATAAATTCCTCCCTGCACATGACTTGATGGCCCTGTCGTTTTAATTCCACTAACAAGCAAAGTCACGGAAGACCCTCCGCTCGACTTTCCACAAGAGCTACAAAGAGAGCTCAAGACCAATATCAAGAGTAGCAAAGGCCATGAATAAAGGGACTTAATTGTCATAAAAACCTCTTCATTCATTTTATCTCTCATTTGAATGAGTGGTTTTTTTAGAGTTTTAAATGCTTAATAGTTAAGGTCTATTTAAGAACAATCACATTTATGAAGAATGACCTTCTTTTCAAAAGTGGCCGAGATACTTGTCAAAAACAAAAAAGGGAGCTTTCGCTCCCTTAAATTTTAACATTCCAAACAGGTCCTTCAGGTGTGTCTTGAAAGTCGATCCCCATCTCAATGAGCTTGTCGCGAATTTCATCGGACTTAGCAAAATCCTTATCGTCTCTTGCTTTTGAGCGCTCTTGAACAAGTGCATCGACTTCTTCTCTCTTGATGTCTTTCTTCTTAAGAAGGATATCATCCATTTCAACTAAAAAGCTCTCCGCTTCTAAGTCAAAAAGAGACATCATCTGTCCATACTTGTGAAGCCACTCTTTAAAGACCTTTGCAGTAGGTACAGTTGAAGGGTCTTTCTTCTTTTTCATAAGATTTAATGAATTGAAGGCACGAACAGCTTCATAGATTGAAGCAATCACTTCATTTGTAGAGAAGTCATCGTTCATCGCCTTTTCAATTTTCTTATCAAGCTGCGCAAGAGTTTGAGAGAAACTCTTTAGTACAGTTGCGCCTTCTTTTTCTTCAAAAGTCGCTACAATCGTATTTGCTGCTTTTAATGAATGATAAACGCGCGCCAGTCCACTGAAGGCCTGATCAATTTTCTCATCACTAATATTGAGAAAACTTCTATAGTGCGCAGAGAGCATAAGAAATTTTAAAACTTCTGGGTGATATTCATCCATAAAAGCGCGAGCAGTGATGAAGTTTCCAAGTGATTTACTCATCTTCTCACCTTTAATATTGATGAATTCATTATGCATCCAGTAGTTTACGTACTTGCAACCAGTGCATCCCTCACCTTGAGCGATTTCATTTTCATGGTGAGGAAAAATAAGATCAATTCCTCCACCGTGAATATCAATAGAGTCACCTAAGATTGATTTAATCATGGCAGAACATTCAATATGCCATCCTGGACGACCTTCTCCCCATGGAGATTGCCAAGAAGGCTCACCTTCTTTAGCTGGTTTCCAAAGAACAAAGTCAAAAGGATTCTTCTTTCGCTGATCAACATCGACACGTTGTCCGGCATTCAGGTCTTCCAATTTCTTTCCAGAGAGTGCTCCATAGTTATCAAATTTATCTATGGCGTAGAAAACTTCACCATCAATAACATAGGCCTTCTCTTGATCAACAAGTGATTGAACGTAATCGATAATTTGAGGCATATACTCAGTTACTTTTGGATTGTGATCATGCTTATCAAGACCGAGACGATTATAATCCTCTTCGAAGATCTTAATAAACTTCTCGCTCACTTCACTTGCGCTCGTTCCACTTTCTTTAGCGCGATCAATAATCTTATCATCAACATCTGTGTAGTTATAAACGTAAGTCACATCATAACCTAAGTGCTTGAGCCAATTTCTAGCAGCATTAAAAAAGATAGGACCACGAAAGTTTCCAATGTGGAGATAGTCATAAACAGTTGGTCCACACACATACATTTTCACCTTATTTTCTTCGATAGGCTTAAATGGGGCTTTTTCTTTGGTCATAGTGTTATAAATTACGAGGCTCATCTTATTTATTCTCCGTTTAACAAAATTTTAACTTATATTTTAAATTGAATTCGTTACAATGATAGGGGGAAGTTGTTTATTCTAACAACAACAGCAACAGCAACAACAAGAGTTTGCTGAAAAAAGGAAGGCAAGAATGGATTTTGAATTTGATCTCGTCATAAAAAACGGAACCCTCATCTTAAAAGATGGTGAAACTATAGCTGATATCGGTGTATCTGGCAAAAAAATAAAATCTATTTCGAAAAATCTTCAAGGTCATGCTAAAGAGGTCTTTGATGCGACGGGCATGCATATTTTCCCAGGTATTATCGACACTCAGGTTCATTTTAGAGAGCCAGGGCTCGTTCATAAAGAAGACCTAGAAAGCGGCTCTCGCGCAGCAGCACTTGGAGGCGTTTGCACCTTTCTTGAAATGCCAAATACCAAGCCTCCAACAACGACTATCGAATCAATTAAAGAGAAAGTAAACCTTGCTAAAGAAAAGTCCCATGTCAATTTTGGTTTCTTTATAGGTGCAACAGGAGAAAACCTCGATGAGCTTAAAAAGGCCCACGACCTAGAGGGTTGCTGTGGTGTAAAAATCTTTCTTGGCAGCTCTACCGGATCTCTCCTTCTCTATGATGAAGAAAAGCTATTAGAGATTTTTAAATCACTTCAAGGAATGATTGCCGTTCACTCTGAATCAGAGGTCATGCTCAACGAGCGACTGCCAATTCGCGACAATGCCAAAGATGTTCATGCTCACTATGAATGGAGAAATGCTGAGACGGCCCTAAGCTCGACTAAAATGATCGTCGACATCGCAAAGAAGGCCAAGAGAAAAGTGCACGTTCTCCACATTACAACGAAAGAAGAAATGCAATTTCTAAAAGAAAATAAGGAACATGTCACTGTAGAAGTCACACCTCAACATCTCACTTTAAACGCTCCTGATATTTATGATCGCATCGGAACTCTTGCTCAAATGAATCCACCGATTCGAACGCAAGATCACCAAGATGGTCTTTGGAAAGGTCTACTCGATGGAACAGTTGATGTTATTGGCTCTGACCACGCACCTCATACTTTAGAAGAGAAATCAAATCCCTACCCTGCCTCACCGTCGGGAATGCCAGGTGTTCAGACAATCTTCCCCCTAATGCTTCACCACCATTTAAACGGTAAGCTCGATAGAAGAAGGCTTGTCGACCTTCTTTGTGAAAGACCTGCTGAGCTTTACCAACTCAATAAAGGAAGAATCGAAATCGGACGAGATGCCGATTTTACTATTGTCGATCTCTCCAAAACAACAGAGATTAAAAACACTGAGCAAGCTTCAAAATGTGGATGGACGCCCTTTGATGGTATGGAACTCAAAGGAAAAGTTGAAGCGACTATTGTCATGGGAAGTCCTGTCATGATAAATGGAAAGATACTGCCAAGTAAATCCAGTACACCTATTAAAAAGGAAGGATCATGTTAATTGATGCAAAAGTTCAAGAGGGTTTTGAGATTGCAAGAAAATCTCGTGAAAACGCTCATGCCCCTTACTCAAATTTTCAAGTTGGAGCAGCCGTAAAGTTTAAAGGAATCGACAAAATCTACGGTGGGTGTAACGTTGAAAATGCCAGTTACGGTGGAACAGTCTGTGCAGAGCGCACGGCTATCTTTTCAGGAATCATCGAAAATGCCAAACAAGAAATCGAATTTGTCGTTGTTAGTGTTGATACAAATCCAGTGACAGTTCCTTGTGCTTTTTGCCTACAAGTAATGAGTGAATTTGCTAGTGAAGATATGCCAGTCTATCTAGGAGATTTAGAAAGCATTAAGAAGAAAGTCCTCTTTAAAGAACTTCTTCCAATGCCATTTAATACGTTAGACTGCTAGCTTAAAATATGAAGGACATCGCGAGAGCCATAATCACACTCAAGACATTTTGAGGTCTCTTGCATCATCATGTTTTTAGCATCGCTATAGTGGGTCAAGATGAGCTTGGCCCCACACTTTGGACAATCCTCAATTTGCTTGATCACTTCGTCAACTTCGATTTTATAACCTTCATAAGTCTCTATTTCATAGAGTTTATTTGCGGCCATAGGCTTCTCCCTCTCTTTTCATCATAAATCAGTATCGGAAAATCACAAAAAATAATTTAGTAAATCTGTCTAGTTTTTGATGAGGATCTCTCAAAGTCATTGAATTTCTTTATCAACTGATAGATTTTCCCTATTTTTCAAGTACTTAGAGATGTGACAATGTTCTAGGGTGGGACCCAATACCCTGTTATGCTTATAACTATGGGACTCCGGTGGTTTACAACATTGGGTATGTCATATAAAAAGGTATCGCTTAGATAAAAAATAAGGTTTTTTATAACCTATTTAGGGAAAACGATTATGAATGTAGAAGCTTTAAGAGAAACACGTGATGATATTATGGACTGTGAGGTTAAGGATCAATCTGGTCTAAACGACTTCCAAAAGAAGCCAAACCAGGTCGAAATTGCTATTCCACGCGTTGGAATTGAGCGTTTTCGCGTTCCTCTAACTTTCGAACACCACGATGGTCACACGATGAACCACGATGCAGAAGCCTCGATGTTTGTTTACCTAGCTAAACACAAGACAGGTGCTAACATGAGCCGCTTTTGTAAAATTTTACAAGAAGAAGGTGGACAAAAAAGCGTCAACCACGAATTCTTCAAAACAGTTCTTGGAAGATACAGAGCAGACCTACGTGACTTTGACGATGAAGCACTCATTGAACAAGCACACTTAAAATTAAACTTTAACTATCCTGTTAAGCAAAAGTCACTCAAGTCAGAAAACTGGGGATGGCAATACTATGCTTGTGAATGGGAAGGTATTGAAAACAAAGAAGGTCGCGTTCTTATGCACCTTACGATCAAGTATGAATACTCTTCTACTTGTCCATGTTCTCTTTCAATGTCAAAGCAATATGAAGAGCAATACAGAAATGGAGAAATTACTGAAGGTTCAGGAATCGCTTCGGCCCACTCTCAACGTTCAGTAGCAACAGTTAAAGTTGTCTACGATGTTGATTCAGGTTTTCATATTGAAAGACTCATTGAACTTTTAAGAATTGCTCTACCAACTGAAACACAATCACTTGTTAAAAGAATTGATGAGCAAGCATTTGCAATTCTTAATGGTGATAACCCGATGTTTGTCGAGCACGCAACAAGAAGACTCTCTACAGTCTTTGAACACGAAGATACGATCCTAGATTGGACGGCCAAGGTTGAACACCTTGAATCTCTTCACAGCCACAACGCTGTTGCTTACATTCACAAAGAAAATCCGAAAGTATAAAAATAAAAGGCCCTTATATAAGGGCCTTTTTTTATGAAGCTTCTTTTTTTGAGTCTTGTGAATCGGGGAAAGAAAGTTCCCCTATTTTTGCTGCTATATCATCTTTATGCTCAATACACATAGCGGCCCCAATCTGAGCAGCTTCTCTTGGCATTCCATAAACAACACAGCTTTCTTCATCTTGTGCAATCGTATAAGCACCATTCTTTCTAAGCTTTAATAAACCTTCTGCGCCATCTTTACCCATACCAGT from Halobacteriovorax sp. GB3 includes:
- a CDS encoding DUF2797 domain-containing protein, translating into MEGNILKMKSSLEEVVQYSLPLGDELLEMNPLIGKKVKITFEGRINDIYNGELIKKSYGQGFSYKSFITLARCDSCIVKPELCHYEEGTCREPKWGEENCLIPHYIYLSVTDQMKVGITRHTQLPTRWIDQGASYALPIAEVSTRKISGLIETEIKSIMSDKTNWRKMLKNEVPEIDLYEERERVFEQFGDLFDEFDALDLDDDLTEIKYPVLEYPEKVTSMSLDKKPIVEGTLMGIKGQYLIFDNGVINMRKHQGYYIKIEAN
- a CDS encoding alpha/beta hydrolase encodes the protein MKRIADIDCLVEKGSSKKAIVVLHGYGASCQDLAPIGNYIDPDQEYHWYFLDAPLSVDLGYGMQGRAWFPIDMIGLQQAIMSGHFASFFKELPEGFDLSTHKVKNFLQTIEDEFDEILLGGFSQGSMISSNVAFSNEGLVSKLFLLSSTFVNETHWRDLLSKGIKLPIFQSHGTADPVLPVSEAQRLRDFLKENDQFHEYYEFQGGHEIPMPILNKLQSFLKG
- the nth gene encoding endonuclease III, which encodes MKKLERVAYIHERLDDLFPETPVPLDHTNAFTLLIAVLLSAQCTDERVNKVTPNLFKHADNPFDMVKLSIEEIEAIVKPCGLAPRKAKAIWNLSQILIDKHNGEVPASFEHLEELPGVGHKTAGVVMAQAFDVPAFPVDTHIHRLAQQWQLTSGKNVEQTEKDLKRLFPKEAWNRLHLQIIFFGRKFCSARQCDGLQCELCQTCFPDRKRPRKYKKA
- the yidD gene encoding membrane protein insertion efficiency factor YidD, with translation MKSLALLLIKFYQYFISPLLGPRCRFHPTCSNYAKQCFTTLPWYWALYYSLTRILKCHPFHEGGYDPIPKKHNKDCSCTHSSNSKQ
- the dacB gene encoding D-alanyl-D-alanine carboxypeptidase/D-alanyl-D-alanine endopeptidase, which encodes MILFQKNTIKIALALIPLILNSNSLAQELEARGGTLLQKVIKEKGLQKNQLGYALYDIKNKKFLDTAHSKTEFTPASLNKILSIYFALRVLGPNSRYQTSLSYDGQIQKGVLKGNLYLEGSGDPMLISGDLINFMYALRDKGITKVDGNFYFVSNSFPEIQRLSDFGLDDQTYNPGLGSLNIDFNRFQIRRVNSKYTAKADFEIIPPVDSLQIVKDYKTFTPGRTFRYEGLKEGKETWSVTTLKNYSYLEEIPIRHPSLFSANVFKTVAKFHGLDLKAPLITNKSGLKSIYTHKSQTHLELSKLAMEYSNNLITESLLIKAAQSLNKKVNSIEQAAIEMKSWYEKNLKELDWKQVRLANGSGLSVTNQLTPEFLSKFIAHTAKTKFSDSYFHSLLSLSGHNGWIRKRFNSKDTSYRVWAKTGSLDYVNNIAGVLTTNTGKNLSYTIFINDFKKRKILESENNDYVNSIRLDSKKWNHQTDEVIDALIEQWSHY
- the priA gene encoding replication restart helicase PriA, which gives rise to MLYARVAVKYPGKEGILTYSQGEFELQTGDLVSVPLGRRETQGCVLEANLAHEQVQKEIEGFKIKDVVELFDRDLSLSVSEISLYRWMAKYYHYNLGMIIFESLPKILKRPRKIELQRGEGRALEHQMSSLQQAAYDSISKRGDHFDRYYIHGVTGSGKTLIYLNLIRDTLSKGKSVLFLLPEINLTPQFTETFLNFVDCPVLAYHSGVSNSEKFTIWKKLKEADGPVIVMGVRSSVFLPMKDLGLVVVDEEHDNSFKQSDRCPYNGRDVAIKKAQIANCPVILGSATPSVENYHAFKQTDRYFTLKERVAGSFPEIELLDARRGGRKITEGELDIWPFEQKSIDLIQGALDSGEQVLVFVNRLGFANYVQCRSCGHKFEDPNTGVALRYFKNRNVLSSAHSEYEIPMPEMCPDCGNMSLLQKGYGTERLQEVLEARFSDRRIDRFDRDEIKNLDQLKDKLDRFHSGDIDILVGTQMLSKGHNFSKVNLVLILGVDSMMNFPDFRAIEKTYQTITQILGRAGRYSKKAKVAIQTLVPENGIFHTIKEHSFDGFYEDEMQIREFAEFPPYSKLAVIHFSSRFREKVVQNSMAVARALEDFISKNSLDVQVLGPAPASIEKRANQYTWTILLKGKNVNHLHGLLNFFESQYIRVSGISYKIDVDPYHTL